In Luteimonas sp. MC1750, the following proteins share a genomic window:
- the mltG gene encoding endolytic transglycosylase MltG: MRALKRIVLALFLLSALAAGAAGWWAWSGYQRFANAPLPGVEAGDSLVVERGDTLRSVVTRLRAQGIDAGRDLEWRLLARQLGTGGRIQVGEYALEPGLTASQLLQHMRDGKVVRHHFTIVEGWNIRELRAALARATPLVQTLHEVDDAALMAMLGREGLHPEGRFLPETYAYDRGDTDVDLLRRAAGDLDRALAAAWEARADDLPIDTAEEALVLASIVEKETGIAEERPLIAGVFTRRLRIGMRLQTDPTVIYGMGSAYAGNIRRSDLTTDTPYNTYTRDGLPPTPIAMAGVDALRAATRPDEGEALYFVAVGDGSGRHVFSPSLDAHNAAVRQYVQRYRERHGPR; this comes from the coding sequence ATGAGGGCGCTCAAGCGGATCGTCCTCGCCCTGTTCCTGCTCTCGGCGCTGGCCGCCGGCGCCGCCGGCTGGTGGGCCTGGAGCGGGTACCAGCGCTTCGCCAATGCGCCGCTGCCGGGCGTGGAGGCCGGTGACAGCCTGGTGGTGGAGCGCGGCGACACGCTGCGCAGCGTGGTGACCCGCCTGCGCGCCCAGGGCATCGACGCCGGCCGTGACCTCGAGTGGCGGCTGCTGGCGCGCCAGCTCGGCACCGGGGGCCGCATCCAGGTCGGCGAGTACGCGCTCGAGCCCGGCCTCACGGCGAGCCAGCTGCTGCAGCACATGCGCGACGGCAAGGTCGTGCGCCACCACTTCACCATCGTCGAAGGCTGGAACATCCGCGAGCTGCGCGCCGCGCTCGCACGCGCGACGCCGCTGGTCCAGACCCTGCACGAGGTCGACGACGCTGCGCTGATGGCGATGCTCGGCCGCGAGGGCCTGCATCCGGAGGGCCGCTTCCTGCCCGAGACCTACGCCTACGACCGCGGCGACACCGACGTCGACCTGCTGCGCCGCGCCGCCGGCGATCTCGACCGCGCGCTGGCCGCCGCCTGGGAGGCGCGCGCGGACGACCTGCCGATCGACACCGCGGAGGAGGCCCTGGTGCTGGCCTCGATCGTGGAGAAGGAGACCGGCATCGCCGAGGAGCGGCCGCTGATCGCCGGCGTCTTCACCCGCCGCCTGCGCATCGGCATGCGCCTGCAGACCGACCCGACGGTGATCTACGGCATGGGCAGCGCCTACGCCGGCAACATCCGCCGCAGCGACCTCACCACCGATACGCCCTACAACACCTATACCCGCGATGGTCTGCCGCCGACGCCGATCGCGATGGCCGGCGTCGACGCGCTGCGCGCCGCGACCCGCCCCGACGAGGGCGAGGCGCTGTACTTCGTGGCGGTCGGCGACGGCAGCGGACGGCACGTCTTCTCGCCCTCGCTGGACGCGCACAACGCCGCCGTGCGCCAGTACGTGCAGCGCTATCGCGAACGGCACGGGCCGCGATGA
- the rpmF gene encoding 50S ribosomal protein L32, translating to MAVQKSRVSPSRRGMRRAHDALCAKQLSTDPTSGETHIRHHMTADGFYRGRQVIVPKTRVVEED from the coding sequence ATGGCTGTTCAGAAGTCCCGCGTCTCCCCCTCCCGCCGCGGCATGCGTCGCGCCCACGATGCGCTGTGCGCCAAGCAGCTGTCGACCGACCCGACCTCGGGCGAGACCCACATCCGCCACCACATGACCGCCGACGGCTTCTACCGTGGCCGCCAGGTCATCGTGCCGAAGACCCGCGTCGTCGAAGAAGACTGA
- a CDS encoding aminodeoxychorismate synthase component I translates to MTHVRALAPGFDLLALQQRAPARYPLLLESVASGTAHGRWDMLLAADGRRLVLGRDGRTRREGASAGVDAPAPHDATAIDDDFLRALDAEWQAVRRPAAVSPWPFRGGWALLLGYELVAQVEPVLRLPMPPGALPVAVACRCPAAVLRDRASGGMVAVAEAGAEALLEALLADIADIEDIADSADTGGMADIAVSDDSAASAMSWPNLRECAEAPGDAYLAAAARALDYIRAGDVFQVNLSRGWEVRFDAPLPPAALYARLRRANPAPFAGLFDLGDAGAVVSASPERLVSVRGDLVETRPIAGTRPRLPGEDDAGRIRELIGHAKERAEHVMLVDLERNDLGRVCRGGSVEVDELMVVESYAHVHHIVSNVRGRLREDATPGAVLRAVFPGGTITGAPKVRCMEIIAELEGVGRGAYTGAMGWLDRSGDLDLNILIRSAEVAGDTLRFRTGAGIVADSDPAAELDETRAKARGMLQAIGA, encoded by the coding sequence ATGACCCACGTCCGCGCGCTCGCGCCCGGCTTCGACCTGCTCGCGCTGCAGCAGCGGGCGCCCGCGCGCTATCCGCTGCTGCTCGAATCGGTGGCTTCGGGCACGGCGCACGGGCGCTGGGACATGCTGCTGGCCGCCGATGGCCGCCGGCTGGTGCTGGGCCGCGACGGGCGCACGCGACGTGAGGGCGCGAGTGCCGGCGTGGATGCCCCCGCGCCGCACGATGCCACCGCGATCGACGACGACTTCCTGCGCGCGCTCGACGCGGAATGGCAGGCTGTCCGCCGGCCGGCCGCGGTGTCGCCGTGGCCCTTCCGCGGCGGCTGGGCACTGCTGCTGGGCTACGAGCTGGTCGCGCAGGTGGAGCCCGTGCTGCGGCTGCCCATGCCGCCCGGCGCGCTGCCGGTCGCCGTGGCGTGCCGCTGTCCGGCCGCGGTCCTGCGCGACCGCGCGAGCGGCGGGATGGTCGCGGTGGCCGAGGCGGGCGCGGAGGCGCTGCTCGAAGCGCTGCTCGCCGACATCGCCGACATCGAGGACATCGCCGACAGCGCCGACACCGGCGGCATGGCGGATATCGCGGTCAGCGATGACAGCGCCGCCAGCGCCATGTCCTGGCCGAACCTGCGCGAATGCGCCGAAGCCCCAGGCGACGCCTATCTCGCCGCCGCCGCCCGCGCGCTGGACTACATCCGCGCCGGCGACGTCTTCCAGGTGAACCTGTCGCGCGGCTGGGAAGTCCGCTTCGACGCGCCGCTGCCGCCCGCCGCTCTGTACGCACGCCTGCGCCGCGCCAACCCGGCGCCGTTCGCCGGACTCTTCGACCTCGGCGACGCCGGCGCGGTGGTCAGCGCCTCGCCTGAGCGGCTGGTCTCGGTGCGTGGCGACCTGGTCGAGACGCGCCCCATCGCCGGCACCCGTCCGCGACTGCCGGGCGAAGACGACGCCGGGCGCATCCGCGAACTGATCGGCCATGCCAAGGAGCGCGCCGAGCACGTGATGCTGGTCGACCTCGAGCGCAACGACCTCGGACGGGTCTGCCGCGGGGGGAGCGTCGAGGTCGACGAGCTGATGGTGGTCGAGAGCTATGCGCACGTGCACCACATCGTCAGCAACGTGCGCGGCCGCCTGCGCGAGGACGCGACGCCGGGCGCGGTGCTGCGCGCGGTATTCCCCGGCGGCACGATCACCGGCGCGCCCAAGGTGCGCTGCATGGAGATCATCGCCGAGCTGGAAGGGGTCGGGCGCGGCGCCTACACCGGTGCGATGGGTTGGCTCGACCGCAGCGGCGACCTCGACCTCAACATCCTCATCCGCAGCGCGGAGGTGGCCGGCGACACGCTGCGCTTCCGCACCGGCGCGGGGATCGTGGCCGATTCCGACCCGGCGGCCGAACTCGACGAGACGCGCGCCAAGGCCCGCGGCATGCTGCAGGCGATCGGAGCCTGA
- the acpP gene encoding acyl carrier protein, producing the protein MSSIEERVKKIVVEQLGVKEDEVSASASFVDDLGADSLDTVELVMALEEEFECEIPDEEAEKITSVQQAIDYIKAHVKA; encoded by the coding sequence ATGAGCAGCATCGAAGAGCGCGTCAAGAAGATCGTCGTCGAACAACTGGGCGTCAAGGAAGACGAGGTCAGCGCAAGCGCCTCCTTCGTCGACGACCTGGGTGCGGATTCCCTCGACACCGTCGAGCTGGTGATGGCCCTCGAAGAAGAGTTCGAGTGCGAGATCCCCGACGAGGAAGCCGAGAAGATCACTTCGGTGCAGCAGGCGATCGACTACATCAAGGCCCACGTCAAGGCCTGA
- the fabD gene encoding ACP S-malonyltransferase codes for MTVPNLAFVFPGQGSQSQGMLADLADAHAVVRETFAEASDGAGVDLWALSQDAADGRLDRTEFTQPALLAAGVATWRAWQAAGGAMPALLAGHSLGEYSALVAAGALPLVDGARLVRLRGQLMQDAAPAGTGAMAAVIGAEDALVRETCTEASAEDVVVPANFNSPGQIVIGGHAAAVDRALELLAGKGVRKVVKLAVSVPSHTPLMREAANRLSEAMSGLAWSRPSLPVVQNVDAEVHDGVHAIRDALVRQLYLPVQWTGCMQALAARGASRIAECGPGKVLTGLAKRIDKTLDARALGTAADFDATLAEWKS; via the coding sequence GTGACCGTTCCCAACCTCGCATTCGTGTTCCCCGGACAGGGCTCGCAGTCGCAGGGCATGCTGGCCGACCTGGCCGATGCGCATGCCGTGGTCCGCGAGACCTTCGCTGAGGCGTCGGACGGCGCCGGCGTCGATCTCTGGGCGCTGTCGCAGGACGCGGCCGACGGACGCCTCGACCGCACCGAATTCACCCAGCCGGCACTGCTCGCCGCGGGCGTGGCGACGTGGAGGGCGTGGCAGGCCGCCGGCGGTGCGATGCCGGCGCTGCTGGCCGGGCACAGCCTGGGCGAGTATTCCGCGCTGGTCGCGGCCGGTGCGTTGCCGCTGGTCGATGGCGCGCGACTGGTGCGCCTGCGCGGACAGCTGATGCAGGACGCCGCACCCGCGGGCACCGGTGCGATGGCCGCGGTCATCGGTGCCGAGGATGCACTGGTGCGCGAGACCTGCACCGAAGCCTCCGCCGAAGACGTGGTGGTTCCGGCCAACTTCAATTCGCCCGGCCAGATCGTGATCGGCGGCCACGCCGCGGCGGTCGATCGCGCACTCGAGCTGCTGGCGGGTAAGGGCGTGCGCAAGGTGGTCAAGCTGGCAGTGAGCGTGCCCTCGCATACGCCGCTGATGCGCGAAGCCGCCAATCGCCTGTCGGAAGCGATGTCCGGCCTGGCCTGGAGCAGGCCGTCGCTGCCGGTGGTGCAGAACGTCGATGCCGAAGTGCACGACGGCGTGCACGCGATCCGCGACGCGCTGGTGCGCCAGCTCTACCTGCCGGTGCAGTGGACCGGCTGCATGCAGGCGCTCGCCGCGCGCGGCGCCTCGCGCATCGCCGAATGCGGCCCCGGCAAGGTCCTCACCGGCCTGGCGAAGCGCATCGACAAAACCCTCGACGCCCGCGCCCTCGGCACCGCCGCCGACTTCGACGCCACCTTGGCGGAATGGAAGAGCTGA
- a CDS encoding YceD family protein produces MSADVPEVLDAWRMVSARREFAGRLPLSALSRLRDVLVDGEGDVAFTLSFDRDALRVPYVELGIEAQLPLLCQRTLQRFVFPVSVVQRLGLLRAGEEEAEVAEAALPEGYEALEVGEDGAIRPLDLVEDELILAVPVVPVSPGSESVERDWPVTADEEAQANPFAALAALKKKTD; encoded by the coding sequence ATGTCCGCAGACGTGCCCGAAGTACTCGACGCCTGGCGCATGGTTTCAGCCCGTCGCGAGTTCGCCGGCCGGCTGCCGCTGTCCGCCCTGTCGCGCCTGCGCGACGTGCTGGTCGACGGGGAGGGCGACGTGGCGTTCACGCTGTCCTTCGACCGCGACGCGCTGCGGGTGCCCTATGTGGAACTGGGGATCGAGGCGCAGCTGCCGCTGCTCTGCCAGCGCACGCTGCAGCGCTTCGTGTTTCCGGTCAGCGTGGTGCAGCGGCTGGGATTGCTGCGTGCCGGGGAAGAGGAGGCCGAGGTTGCCGAGGCCGCGCTGCCGGAGGGCTATGAAGCCCTCGAGGTGGGCGAGGACGGTGCCATCCGCCCCCTGGACCTGGTGGAAGATGAGCTGATCCTGGCGGTGCCGGTGGTTCCGGTGTCGCCGGGCTCGGAAAGCGTCGAGCGCGACTGGCCGGTCACCGCCGACGAGGAGGCGCAGGCCAACCCGTTCGCGGCACTGGCGGCGCTGAAGAAGAAAACCGATTGA
- a CDS encoding Maf family nucleotide pyrophosphatase produces MNPAPGLVLASTSPYRRELLARLRLPFETVRPEVDESPRPGEPPLALALRLAEAKAAAVARLHPAARVIGSDQVADLDGTPLGKPGGHEAAIAQLLAMSGRSVAFRTAVAVAVGGDVFSAADTTLVRFRRLERGEIERYVDLERPFDCAGSFKCEGLGIALFEAIETTDPTALVGLPLIATAGLLRRSGLALP; encoded by the coding sequence GTGAACCCCGCGCCCGGCCTGGTCCTGGCCTCGACCTCGCCCTACCGTCGCGAGCTGCTGGCGCGGCTGCGCCTGCCCTTCGAGACCGTCCGTCCCGAGGTCGACGAAAGCCCGCGCCCCGGCGAGCCGCCGCTGGCCCTGGCCCTCCGGCTGGCCGAAGCCAAGGCCGCCGCCGTGGCCCGCCTGCACCCGGCCGCGCGCGTGATCGGGTCCGACCAGGTCGCGGACCTTGATGGCACGCCGCTCGGCAAGCCGGGGGGGCACGAGGCGGCGATCGCGCAGCTGCTGGCGATGTCCGGGCGCAGCGTGGCCTTCCGCACCGCGGTGGCGGTGGCCGTGGGCGGGGACGTCTTCAGCGCGGCCGACACCACCCTGGTGCGCTTCCGCCGCCTGGAGCGTGGGGAGATCGAGCGTTACGTCGACCTCGAACGGCCCTTCGACTGCGCCGGCAGCTTCAAGTGCGAGGGCTTGGGCATCGCGCTGTTCGAGGCGATCGAGACCACCGATCCGACGGCCCTGGTCGGCCTGCCACTGATCGCGACCGCAGGCCTGCTGCGCCGGTCGGGCCTCGCCCTGCCCTGA
- the tmk gene encoding dTMP kinase produces MSALPLHPRFVSLEGGEGAGKTTVLAALRAALEAAGDEAAGSEIVVTREPGGTPLAEKIRALLLHPGEEALAAETELMLMFAARAQHVRATILPALERGAWVLCDRFTDSSYAYQGGGRGLDAAFIDVLEQRVVGLRPGLTLLLDLDVAQGRARIESRDPHPDRIERERGAFFERVRQAFLARAAAEPRRFRVIDASRTVDEVVAEAVARLRAFAGAA; encoded by the coding sequence ATGAGCGCACTGCCCCTGCATCCGCGCTTCGTGTCGCTGGAAGGCGGCGAGGGCGCCGGGAAGACCACGGTGCTGGCTGCGCTGCGCGCGGCGCTCGAGGCGGCCGGCGACGAAGCGGCCGGCAGCGAGATCGTCGTCACCCGCGAGCCCGGCGGCACGCCGCTGGCCGAGAAGATCCGCGCGCTGCTGCTGCATCCGGGCGAGGAGGCGCTGGCGGCCGAGACCGAGCTGATGCTGATGTTCGCCGCGCGCGCCCAGCATGTGCGGGCGACGATCCTGCCCGCGCTCGAGCGCGGCGCGTGGGTGCTGTGCGACCGCTTCACCGATTCCAGCTACGCCTACCAGGGCGGCGGGCGCGGGCTCGACGCGGCCTTCATCGACGTCCTGGAGCAGCGCGTGGTCGGCCTGCGACCTGGCCTCACCCTCCTGCTCGACCTCGACGTCGCCCAGGGACGCGCGCGCATCGAAAGCCGCGATCCGCATCCCGACCGCATCGAGCGCGAGCGCGGGGCGTTCTTCGAACGCGTGCGCCAGGCCTTCCTCGCCCGCGCGGCCGCCGAGCCGCGGCGTTTCCGCGTCATCGACGCGTCGCGCACCGTCGACGAAGTGGTCGCCGAGGCGGTCGCCCGGCTCCGGGCCTTCGCGGGGGCGGCATGA
- a CDS encoding beta-ketoacyl-ACP synthase III, which yields MSESSAPRVYARIAGTGSYLPAKVLTNADLAEFVDTSDEWIASRTGIRQRHVAAEGETTGDLGLRAALRALEAAGTDASEIELIVVGTTTPDLVFPSTACLIQARLGIAGCPAFDVNAACSGFIYALSVAEKFIASGSVKTALVIGSETLTRMVDWSERTTCVLFGDGAGAVVLKADTETGILSTHLHADGAKKELLWNPVGVSVGFKEGEKNAGVRINMAGSDVFKHAVKALDSIVEETLEANGIDRHEIDWLIPHQANLRIIEATAKRLDMPMDRVIVTVDRHGNTSSGSVPLALDEAVRSGKVERGQLLLLEAFGGGFTWGSALLRY from the coding sequence ATGAGCGAGTCTTCCGCACCGCGCGTCTATGCGCGCATTGCCGGAACCGGCAGCTACCTGCCGGCCAAGGTCCTGACCAACGCCGACCTGGCCGAGTTCGTCGACACCTCCGACGAGTGGATCGCGTCGCGCACCGGCATCCGCCAGCGCCACGTGGCCGCCGAAGGCGAGACCACCGGTGACCTCGGCCTGCGCGCCGCGCTGCGTGCGCTCGAAGCCGCTGGCACCGATGCCTCCGAGATCGAGCTCATCGTGGTCGGCACGACCACGCCCGACCTGGTGTTCCCGTCCACCGCCTGCCTGATCCAGGCGCGGCTGGGCATCGCCGGCTGCCCGGCGTTCGACGTCAACGCCGCGTGCTCGGGCTTCATCTACGCGCTCAGCGTGGCCGAGAAGTTCATCGCCTCGGGTTCGGTGAAGACGGCGCTGGTGATCGGCTCCGAGACCCTTACGCGCATGGTCGACTGGAGCGAGCGCACCACCTGCGTGCTGTTCGGCGACGGCGCCGGCGCGGTGGTCCTCAAGGCCGATACCGAAACCGGCATCCTCAGCACCCACCTGCACGCCGACGGCGCGAAGAAGGAACTGCTGTGGAACCCGGTCGGCGTGTCGGTCGGCTTCAAGGAAGGCGAGAAGAACGCTGGCGTGCGCATCAACATGGCCGGCAGCGACGTCTTCAAGCACGCGGTCAAGGCGCTGGATTCGATCGTCGAGGAGACGCTCGAGGCCAACGGCATCGACCGCCACGAGATCGACTGGCTGATCCCGCACCAGGCCAACCTGCGCATCATCGAAGCCACGGCCAAGCGCCTGGACATGCCGATGGACCGCGTCATCGTCACCGTCGACCGCCACGGCAACACCTCGTCGGGCTCGGTGCCGCTGGCGCTGGACGAAGCGGTGCGCTCGGGCAAGGTCGAGCGCGGCCAGCTGCTGCTGCTGGAAGCCTTCGGCGGCGGCTTCACCTGGGGCTCGGCGCTGCTGCGCTACTGA
- the fabG gene encoding 3-oxoacyl-ACP reductase FabG has protein sequence MTHELKGEIALVTGASRGIGAAIADELAARGATVVGTATSEAGAKAVGDRLAAQGGHGRVLDVSEPGAIEALIEAIGTDIGAISILVNNAGITRDNLLMRMKDADWQAILDTNLTSVYRSSKAVMRGMMKARRGRIINIASVVGVTGNAGQANYAAAKAGVIAFSKSLAKEIGSRGVTVNVVAPGFIATDMTRDLPEDAKAAMAQQIALGRLGESTDIARAVAFLAGPDAGYITGETLHVNGGMYMP, from the coding sequence ATGACCCACGAACTGAAAGGCGAGATCGCGCTGGTGACCGGCGCCAGCCGTGGCATCGGTGCCGCCATTGCCGACGAACTGGCCGCGCGCGGCGCGACGGTCGTCGGCACCGCGACCAGCGAGGCCGGCGCGAAGGCGGTCGGTGACCGGCTTGCCGCGCAGGGCGGCCATGGACGCGTGCTCGATGTCTCCGAACCCGGCGCGATCGAGGCGCTGATCGAGGCGATCGGCACCGACATCGGCGCGATCTCGATCCTGGTCAACAACGCCGGCATCACCCGCGACAACCTGCTGATGCGGATGAAGGACGCGGACTGGCAGGCGATCCTCGACACCAACCTGACCAGCGTCTATCGCAGCAGCAAGGCGGTGATGCGCGGGATGATGAAGGCCCGCCGCGGCCGCATCATCAACATCGCATCGGTCGTCGGCGTGACCGGCAACGCCGGCCAGGCGAACTACGCGGCGGCCAAGGCCGGCGTCATCGCCTTCTCCAAGTCGCTGGCGAAGGAGATCGGCAGCCGCGGCGTGACCGTCAACGTGGTCGCGCCGGGCTTCATCGCCACCGACATGACCCGTGACCTCCCCGAAGACGCCAAGGCGGCGATGGCGCAGCAGATCGCGCTCGGCCGCCTGGGCGAGTCCACCGACATCGCCCGCGCCGTCGCCTTCCTGGCCGGCCCGGACGCCGGCTACATCACCGGCGAGACCCTGCACGTCAACGGCGGCATGTACATGCCGTGA
- the fabF gene encoding beta-ketoacyl-ACP synthase II produces MSKRRVVITGLGILSPLGNDLASSWQGIVDGRSGIGPITNFDASAFATRIAGEVKGFDPAQWIPAKDVKKMDPFVHYGVAASMMALQDAGLDVAADPERIGVAIGAGIGGLKGIEETSIKYHESGPRKISPFYVPSTIINMIAGQVSMMTGAKGPNIAAVTACTTATHNIGLAMRMIQYGDADAMIAGGAEFATTPTSLGGFCAMKALSTRNDDPQRASRPWDEGRDGFVMGDGAGILVVEEYERAKARGARIYAELAGFGMSGDAYHMTAPSENGEGGARCMVAAIRDAGMDPSEIGYINAHGTSTPAGDLAETMGIKSVLGAHARKVMVSSTKSMTGHLLGAAGGVEAVFSAMALHTGVIPPTINLDNPSEGCDLDYVPHSAREAQVDVAMSNSFGFGGTNGSLVFRRV; encoded by the coding sequence ATGTCCAAGCGTCGCGTCGTCATCACCGGCCTCGGCATCCTGTCGCCTCTCGGCAATGACCTGGCCTCGTCCTGGCAGGGCATCGTGGACGGCCGTTCGGGCATCGGCCCGATCACCAATTTCGACGCGTCGGCGTTCGCCACCCGCATCGCCGGCGAGGTCAAGGGCTTCGATCCCGCGCAGTGGATCCCGGCCAAGGACGTCAAGAAGATGGACCCCTTCGTCCATTACGGCGTCGCCGCCTCGATGATGGCGCTGCAGGACGCGGGGCTCGACGTCGCCGCCGACCCCGAGCGCATCGGCGTGGCCATCGGCGCCGGCATCGGCGGCCTGAAGGGCATCGAGGAAACCTCGATCAAGTACCACGAGAGCGGCCCGCGCAAGATCTCGCCGTTCTACGTGCCGAGCACCATCATCAACATGATCGCCGGACAGGTCTCGATGATGACCGGCGCCAAGGGCCCGAACATCGCCGCGGTCACCGCCTGCACCACGGCCACCCACAACATCGGCCTGGCGATGCGCATGATCCAGTACGGCGACGCCGACGCGATGATCGCCGGCGGCGCCGAGTTCGCGACCACCCCGACGTCGCTGGGCGGCTTCTGCGCGATGAAGGCACTGTCGACCCGCAACGACGACCCGCAGCGCGCCTCGCGCCCCTGGGACGAGGGCCGCGACGGCTTCGTCATGGGCGATGGCGCCGGCATCCTCGTCGTCGAGGAGTACGAGCGCGCGAAGGCGCGTGGTGCGCGTATCTACGCCGAGCTCGCCGGCTTCGGCATGAGCGGCGACGCCTACCACATGACTGCGCCGAGCGAAAACGGCGAGGGCGGCGCGCGCTGCATGGTGGCCGCGATCCGCGACGCCGGCATGGACCCGTCCGAGATCGGCTACATCAACGCGCACGGCACTTCGACCCCGGCCGGCGACCTCGCCGAAACCATGGGCATCAAGAGCGTGCTCGGCGCGCATGCGCGCAAGGTGATGGTCAGCTCGACCAAGTCGATGACCGGCCACCTGCTGGGCGCGGCGGGCGGCGTCGAGGCGGTGTTCTCGGCGATGGCGCTGCACACCGGCGTCATCCCGCCGACGATCAACCTCGACAATCCGTCCGAGGGCTGCGACCTCGACTACGTGCCGCACAGCGCGCGCGAAGCGCAGGTCGATGTCGCGATGTCGAACTCGTTCGGCTTCGGCGGCACCAACGGCAGCCTGGTCTTCCGCCGCGTCTGA
- a CDS encoding glycosyltransferase family 39 protein: protein MREKIDARAAFVALWCALLLLKAVVAARLPLFVDEAFYWQESRHLAWAYSDLPGLTAWLIRLGTTVFGEGTLALRMPFLLLASLAPWLVVRITAREFGERLGWLAGIATLLLPLSGTLGLMALPDTAMVLATLLCLDAGARLLRGVGYGAALQLALGLAIGALSHYRFAAVIGVGALALLALPQGRQALRDPRLWIAVAFGLAAWTPLLAWNFENAEAGLRFQLVDRHPWAWQADGFWFIAIQALLATPLLFVALLWSGWRGARDARDPVRYIALCGGLVVLGFFVLGFFADTERVSFHWPLPGMVALLPLLPALLLRWPRWLRVLTWASAGVGLAAVLGYYALVSVPELRARTAALKWYPSNFAGWDVLADGVREVRAGMPEGTRLVADNFKVGAELGFALDDAGIEVLEHPVNRQHGRAPQLRLWDLEATGAVDRGGPVLLVIAASEIEYKHLLLRYHALCRRFGPLPPPRVLNVDHGRTRFLLFAIEGAARDPGAACTLPALAWIDRPASGEGVGPVFGVRGWAFKDGVGVERVEVLLDGEVVAEADYGIPSPGVAHFWKISTDPGHPRVGFSAEVELPADSGGTHWLGLRLHGRDGSVEDWSEQRIEVAAPAR, encoded by the coding sequence ATGCGGGAAAAGATCGACGCGCGTGCGGCATTCGTCGCACTGTGGTGTGCACTGCTGCTGTTGAAGGCGGTGGTCGCCGCGCGCCTGCCGCTGTTCGTCGACGAAGCCTTCTACTGGCAGGAAAGCCGCCACCTGGCGTGGGCCTACTCCGATCTTCCGGGGCTGACCGCCTGGCTGATCCGGCTCGGCACCACGGTCTTCGGCGAAGGCACGCTCGCGCTGCGCATGCCCTTCCTGCTGCTGGCGTCGCTGGCGCCGTGGCTGGTGGTGCGGATCACCGCGCGCGAGTTCGGCGAGCGTCTGGGCTGGCTCGCGGGCATCGCCACGCTGCTGCTGCCGCTGTCGGGGACGCTGGGGCTGATGGCGCTTCCGGACACCGCGATGGTGCTGGCGACCCTGCTGTGCCTCGATGCCGGCGCGCGGCTGCTGCGGGGCGTGGGCTACGGCGCGGCGCTGCAGCTCGCGCTTGGCCTGGCCATCGGCGCGCTCAGCCACTACCGCTTCGCCGCGGTGATCGGCGTGGGTGCGCTGGCGCTGCTGGCGCTGCCGCAGGGACGCCAGGCGCTGCGCGACCCGCGGCTGTGGATCGCGGTCGCCTTCGGCCTCGCGGCCTGGACGCCGCTGCTGGCCTGGAACTTCGAGAACGCCGAGGCCGGCCTGCGGTTCCAGCTGGTCGACCGTCATCCCTGGGCCTGGCAGGCCGACGGCTTCTGGTTCATCGCCATCCAGGCGCTGCTGGCTACGCCGCTGCTGTTCGTGGCCCTGCTGTGGTCGGGCTGGCGGGGCGCCCGCGACGCGCGCGATCCCGTGCGCTACATCGCCCTGTGCGGCGGCCTCGTGGTGCTGGGCTTCTTCGTGCTGGGCTTCTTCGCCGACACCGAGCGGGTGAGCTTCCACTGGCCGCTGCCGGGGATGGTGGCGCTGCTGCCGCTGCTGCCGGCCCTGCTGCTGCGCTGGCCGCGCTGGCTGCGCGTGCTCACCTGGGCGAGCGCCGGCGTCGGCCTGGCGGCGGTACTCGGCTATTACGCCCTGGTCTCGGTGCCCGAGCTGCGCGCGCGCACCGCTGCGCTGAAGTGGTATCCGTCGAACTTCGCCGGCTGGGACGTGCTCGCCGACGGCGTGCGCGAGGTGCGCGCCGGCATGCCCGAAGGCACGCGGCTCGTGGCCGACAACTTCAAGGTCGGCGCGGAGCTCGGCTTTGCGCTGGACGACGCCGGGATCGAAGTACTCGAGCATCCGGTCAACCGCCAGCACGGCCGCGCGCCGCAGCTGCGCCTGTGGGACCTGGAAGCGACCGGCGCCGTCGATCGCGGGGGTCCCGTGCTGCTGGTGATCGCCGCCAGCGAGATCGAATACAAGCATCTGCTGCTGCGCTACCACGCGCTGTGCCGCCGCTTCGGACCCTTGCCGCCGCCGCGGGTGTTGAACGTCGACCACGGGCGCACGCGCTTCCTGCTGTTCGCCATCGAGGGCGCGGCCCGGGACCCCGGCGCGGCGTGCACCCTGCCGGCCCTGGCCTGGATCGACCGTCCGGCGTCGGGCGAGGGCGTCGGGCCGGTGTTCGGCGTCAGGGGCTGGGCCTTCAAGGACGGCGTGGGCGTGGAGCGCGTCGAGGTCCTGCTCGATGGCGAGGTGGTCGCCGAGGCCGACTACGGCATCCCGAGCCCGGGGGTCGCGCATTTCTGGAAGATCTCGACCGATCCGGGGCATCCACGGGTCGGTTTCTCGGCGGAGGTGGAGCTGCCGGCGGACAGCGGCGGCACGCACTGGCTGGGCCTGCGCCTGCATGGGCGCGACGGCAGCGTCGAGGACTGGTCGGAGCAGCGGATCGAAGTGGCCGCGCCTGCGCGCTGA